One Camelina sativa cultivar DH55 chromosome 3, Cs, whole genome shotgun sequence genomic window carries:
- the LOC104777656 gene encoding cyclin-A3-4 isoform X1, which translates to MAENQNCTRMTRAAAKRKASSMAVDENNPVTKKRVVLGELPNMSNIVAVPVEPNLERDTLKAKASVNAAKKQMKKKALMVPEPIVVIEPRSVDPQMCEPFANDICAYLREMEGKPNYRPLPDYIEKVQNDLTPHMRAVLVDWLVEVAEEYKLVSDTLYLTVSYIDRFLSVKPINRQKLQLVGVSAMLIASRKYEEIGPPKVEDFCYITDNTFAKQEVVSMEADILLALQFELGSPTIKTFLRRFTRVAQEDFNDSQLEIEFLCCYLSELSMLDYTCVKYLPSLLAASAVFLARFIIRPKQHPWNQMLEEYTKYKAADLQLCVGIIHDLYLSRRGNTLEAVRNKYKQHKYKCVATMPVSPELPLAFFEDISIRGKA; encoded by the exons atggCGGAGAATCAGAACTGTACGAGGATGACGAGGGCGGCGGCGAAACGTAAGGCTTCGTCCATGGCGGTGGACGAAAACAACCCAGTTACCAAGAAGAGAGTTGTCCTCGGTGAGCTTCCGAATATGTCCAATATAGTCGCTGTTCCGGTGGAACCCAATCTAGAAAGAGATACCCTTAAGGCTAAAGCAAGTGTTAACGCCGCGAAgaagcagatgaagaagaaggctttGATGGTTCCTGAACCTATCGTAGTGATTGAACCGAGATCTGTTGATCCTCAGATGTGTGAGCCTTTTGCGAATGATATTTGTGCCTATCTTCGTGAAATGGAG GGGAAGCCGAATTATAGACCTCTACCTGATTATATTGAAAAGGTTCAGAACGATCTAACACCTCATATGAGAGCGGTTTTGGTGGACTGGTTAGTTGAGGTTGCTGAGGAATACAAACTCGTCTCGGATACGCTTTATCTCACTGTATCCTATATCGATAGATTCTTGTCTGTGAAGCCTATTAACAGACAGAAGCTTCAGCTTGTGGGAGTTTCTGCAATGCTTATTGCGTC taggaAATATGAAGAGATTGGTCCTCCTAAAGTGGAAGATTTTTGTTACATCACGGATAATACATTTGCTAAACAAGAGGTGGTGTCCATGGAGGCAGATATACTTCTTGCTTTGCAGTTTGAATTAGGAAGTCCAACCATCAAAACATTCCTAAG ACGGTTTACACGGGTTGCACAAGAAGATTTCAAT GACTCACAATTGGAGATAGAGTTCCTTTGTTGCTATCTATCAGAATTGAGTATGTTAGATTACACATGTGTGAAGTATTTGCCATCTCTTTTGGCTGCTTCAGCTGTCTTTCTTGCCCGATTCATCATCCGTCCAAAACAGCATCCTTGG AATCAAATGTTAGAAGAATACACGAAGTACAAAGCAGCTGATCTGCAACTATGTGTGGGTATCATACATGACTTGTATCTAAGCAGAAGAGGAAACACTCTAGAAGCTGTTAGAAATAAATACAAGCAACATAAG TACAAGTGCGTTGCCACCATGCCTGTTTCACCTGAGCTTCCTCTTGCATTCTTTGAAGATATTTCCATTAGAGGAAAGGCGTAA
- the LOC104777656 gene encoding cyclin-A3-4 isoform X2, with the protein MAENQNCTRMTRAAAKRKASSMAVDENNPVTKKRVVLGELPNMSNIVAVPVEPNLERDTLKAKASVNAAKKQMKKKALMVPEPIVVIEPRSVDPQMCEPFANDICAYLREMEGKPNYRPLPDYIEKVQNDLTPHMRAVLVDWLVEVAEEYKLVSDTLYLTVSYIDRFLSVKPINRQKLQLVGVSAMLIASKYEEIGPPKVEDFCYITDNTFAKQEVVSMEADILLALQFELGSPTIKTFLRRFTRVAQEDFNDSQLEIEFLCCYLSELSMLDYTCVKYLPSLLAASAVFLARFIIRPKQHPWNQMLEEYTKYKAADLQLCVGIIHDLYLSRRGNTLEAVRNKYKQHKYKCVATMPVSPELPLAFFEDISIRGKA; encoded by the exons atggCGGAGAATCAGAACTGTACGAGGATGACGAGGGCGGCGGCGAAACGTAAGGCTTCGTCCATGGCGGTGGACGAAAACAACCCAGTTACCAAGAAGAGAGTTGTCCTCGGTGAGCTTCCGAATATGTCCAATATAGTCGCTGTTCCGGTGGAACCCAATCTAGAAAGAGATACCCTTAAGGCTAAAGCAAGTGTTAACGCCGCGAAgaagcagatgaagaagaaggctttGATGGTTCCTGAACCTATCGTAGTGATTGAACCGAGATCTGTTGATCCTCAGATGTGTGAGCCTTTTGCGAATGATATTTGTGCCTATCTTCGTGAAATGGAG GGGAAGCCGAATTATAGACCTCTACCTGATTATATTGAAAAGGTTCAGAACGATCTAACACCTCATATGAGAGCGGTTTTGGTGGACTGGTTAGTTGAGGTTGCTGAGGAATACAAACTCGTCTCGGATACGCTTTATCTCACTGTATCCTATATCGATAGATTCTTGTCTGTGAAGCCTATTAACAGACAGAAGCTTCAGCTTGTGGGAGTTTCTGCAATGCTTATTGCGTC gaAATATGAAGAGATTGGTCCTCCTAAAGTGGAAGATTTTTGTTACATCACGGATAATACATTTGCTAAACAAGAGGTGGTGTCCATGGAGGCAGATATACTTCTTGCTTTGCAGTTTGAATTAGGAAGTCCAACCATCAAAACATTCCTAAG ACGGTTTACACGGGTTGCACAAGAAGATTTCAAT GACTCACAATTGGAGATAGAGTTCCTTTGTTGCTATCTATCAGAATTGAGTATGTTAGATTACACATGTGTGAAGTATTTGCCATCTCTTTTGGCTGCTTCAGCTGTCTTTCTTGCCCGATTCATCATCCGTCCAAAACAGCATCCTTGG AATCAAATGTTAGAAGAATACACGAAGTACAAAGCAGCTGATCTGCAACTATGTGTGGGTATCATACATGACTTGTATCTAAGCAGAAGAGGAAACACTCTAGAAGCTGTTAGAAATAAATACAAGCAACATAAG TACAAGTGCGTTGCCACCATGCCTGTTTCACCTGAGCTTCCTCTTGCATTCTTTGAAGATATTTCCATTAGAGGAAAGGCGTAA